In one Arachis duranensis cultivar V14167 chromosome 9, aradu.V14167.gnm2.J7QH, whole genome shotgun sequence genomic region, the following are encoded:
- the LOC107463754 gene encoding uncharacterized protein LOC107463754 → MVFSSVFSPTLNLAMSSSHSCYVSSNKYCYSYRRRRTQNTRRRTVRVRGSSSSSSSSNEKDKEDSDSDSFNPFGFVTDNPSSRSAIQLPESPAEDGNVGQMLYRIEDKGKEFGSYVKSGKLRWFVRETGSSDSRRGTIVFLHGAPTQSFSYRVVMSQLADAGFHCFAPDWIGFGFSDKPQPGYGFDYTEKEFHDALENLLEVLGVKSPFFLVVQGFLVGSYGLTWALKNSSKISKIAILNSPLTLSSVIPGLFQQLRIPLFGEFTCQNAIIAERFIEAGSPYVLKNEKADVYRLPYLASSGPGFALLESARKANFKGTLREIVEGFASERWDKPILLAWGLSDKYLPQSVAEEFKKGNQTNIKLQPIEGAGHMPQEDWPEKVVDALRMFF, encoded by the exons ATGGTGTTTTCTTCAGTGTTCTCTCCCACCCTCAACCTTGCTATGTCTTCTTCTCATTCTTGTTATGTTTCCTCCAATAAGTACTGTTACAGTTACAGAAGGAGAAGGACACAAAACACAAGAAGAAGAACAGTGAGAGTGAGAGGTAGCAGTAGCAGTAGCAGCTCCTCCAATGAAAAGGACAAAGAAGATTCAGATTCTGATTCTTTCAACCCTTTTGGATTTGTGACTGATAACCCTTCAAGCCGCAGCGCAATTCAGCTTCCTGAGAGTCCTGCTGAGGATGGCAACGTTGGTCAGATGCTCTAT AGGATAGAGGACAAGGGCAAGGAATTCGGTTCATATGTTAAATCTGGAAAGTTAAGATGGTTTGTGAGGGAAACTG GATCTTCTGATAGTAGAAGAGGGACAATTGTGTTCCTTCATGGGGCTCCAACACAATCTTTTAGCTACAGAGTTGTCATGTCTCAG TTGGCAGATGCAGGGTTTCATTGCTTTGCACCTGATTGGATAGGATTTGGATTCAGTGACAAACCTCAACCAGGATATGGTTTTGATTACACAG AGAAGGAGTTCCATGATGCATTGGAAAATTTGCTTGAGGTGTTGGGGGTCAAGTCTCCTTTTTTCCTAGTTGTTCAG GGATTTCTTGTAGGTTCATATGGACTAACTTGGGCCCTGAAGAACTCAAGCAAGATATCAAAGATAGCAATACTCAACAGTCCATTAACACTTTCATCTGTCATTCCTGGACTTTTTCAGCAGCTAAG AATTCCATTGTTTGGTGAATTTACATGCCAGAATGCTATTATTGCTGAGCGATTTATTGAAGCAGGTAGCCC CTATGTCTTGAAGAATGAAAAAGCTGATGTATATCGTCTACCTTATTTGGCAAGTAGTGGACCTGGATTTG CTCTTCTAGAATCTGCAAGAAAAGCTAATTTCAAAGGCACTTTAAGGGAGATAGTGGAAGGATTTGCATCTGAGAG ATGGGACAAGCCAATACTACTTGCTTGGGGTTTATCAGACAAATATTTGCCACAATCTGTGGCTGAAGAATTTAAGAAaggaaatcaaacaaacatcaAGCTTCAACCAATTGAAGGAGCTGGCCATATGCCCCAAGAAGATTG GCCAGAGAAAGTTGTTGATGCTTTGAGAATGTTCTTCTGA
- the LOC107463715 gene encoding putative pentatricopeptide repeat-containing protein At3g15930: MLSKSSDIAFKCSAHFDSKYFGEYAISLLERCNSMEQLKQIHSQTIKMGLTSDPLFQNKAIVFCCTKDCGDVKYAHKVFDTIPKPSGFIWNTMMKGYSRNNCPEIGVSMYIEMISNDTKPDHYTLPFLLKGFNSNVALRYGKILFNNAVKHGFDSNVFVQKAFIHVFSLCGMVDMARKVFDMGESWEVVTWNVMISGYNRVKAFQKSKKLFSEMEKKGVSPNSVTIVLMLSVCSKLKDLHGGKHIYKYVEKGIVEPNLILENALIDMFAVCGEMGAAQSVFNKMKSRDVISWTSIVSGFANDGEINLARKYFDQMPERDYVSWTAMIDGYLRLNHFREALVLFREMQMSKVKPDEFTMVSILSACANLGALELGEWVKTYIDKNSIKNDTFVGNALIDMYFKCGNVEKARKIFKEMHQKDKFTWTAMIVGLAINGHGEEALSMFSNMIEASVTPDEVTYIGVLCACTHAGMVEKGRNFFTSMTERHGIKPNMTHYGCMVDLLGRAGQLKEALDVIKTMPLKPNSIVWGSLLGACRVHRNVELAEMAAKQILELEPENGAVYVLLCNIYAACKRWESLRHVRETMMEKGIKKTPGCSLMEMNGNVYEFVAGDQSHPQSKEIYAKLENMMQELKIAGYSPDTSEVFLDIGEEDKESAVYRHSEKLAIAYAIISSGKEVTIRIVKNLRMCVDCHHMAKLVSEVYGREIIVRDRTRFHHFSHGSCSCNDFW, encoded by the coding sequence ATGCTTTCTAAGTCTTCTGATATTGCTTTTAAGTGTTCTGCACATTTTGATTCCAAATATTTTGGAGAATATGCAATATCTTTGCTCGAAAGGTGCAATTCCATGGAACAGTTAAAGCAAATTCATTCACAAACAATCAAAATGGGTCTAACTTCAGACCCCTTATTTCAAAACAAAGCTATAGTCTTCTGTTGTACCAAGGATTGTGGAGATGTGAAATATGCTCATAAGGTGTTTGATACAATTCCAAAACCAAGTGGGTTCATTTGGAACACCATGATGAAGGGCTATTCTAGGAATAACTGTCCTGAAATTGGAGTTTCTATGTATATAGAAATGATCAGCAACGACACCAAGCCCGATCATTACACGCTTCCGTTCTTGTTGAAGGGATTCAACAGCAATGTGGCTTTGCGGTATGGGAAAATCTTGTTTAACAATGCAGTGAAACATGGATTTGATTCTAACGTGTTTGTTCAAAAGGCTTTCATTCATGTGTTTTCCTTGTGTGGTATGGTTGATATGGCACGGAAGGTCTTTGATATGGGTGAATCATGGGAAGTGGTTACCTGGAATGTAATGATATCCGGGTATAACAGAGTTAAGGCGTTTCAGAAATCAAAGAAGCTTTTTTCTGAGATGGAGAAGAAAGGAGTATCACCCAATTCAGTTACTATAGTTTTGATGCTTTCAGTATGCTCTAAATTGAAGGATTTACATGGGGGAAAGCACATATATAAGTATGTTGAAAAGGGTATTGTTGAACCTAATCTCATATTGGAAAATGCCTTAATTGATATGTTTGCAGTCTGTGGAGAAATGGGTGCTGCACAAAGTGTTTTCAACAAAATGAAGAGTAGAGATGTAATTTCTTGGACTTCCATCGTCTCAGGGTTCGCCAATGATGGCGAAATTAATTTAGCTAGGAAGTATTTTGATCAAATGCCTGAAAGAGATTATGTTTCCTGGACTGCCATGATTGATGGATACCTTAGACTTAATCATTTCAGGGAGGCTCTGGTGCTTTTCCGTGAGATGCAAATGTCAAAGGTAAAACCTGATGAATTCACCATGGTCAGCATCCTATCGGCTTGCGCAAATCTGGGAGCACTCGAACTAGGGGAGTGGGTGAAGACTTACATTGACAAAAACAGTATCAAGAATGACACTTTTGTTGGGAATGCTCTGATAGACATGTACTTCAAATGTGGTAATGTTGAGAAAGCAAGGAAAATATTCAAGGAAATGCATCAGAAAGACAAGTTTACATGGACAGCAATGATAGTTGGTCTTGCCATTAATGGCCATGGTGAAGAAGCTCTTTCCATGTTTTCAAATATGATAGAAGCTTCAGTTACACCAGACGAGGTAACCTATATTGGTGTCCTGTGTGCATGTACACATGCCGGCATGGTAGAAAAGGGAAGAAACTTTTTCACTAGCATGACCGAGCGACACGGAATCAAGCCAAATATGACACATTATGGATGCATGGTTGATCTTCTTGGAAGAGCTGGCCAATTAAAAGAAGCTCTTGATGTCATTAAGACTATGCCCTTAAAGCCGAATTCAATTGTTTGGGGATCTCTTCTTGGTGCTTGTAGAGTTCACAGAAATGTGGAGCTGGCTGAAATGGCAGCAAAACAAATTCTTGAGTTAGAGCCTGAAAATGGAGCTGTTTATGTCCTGTTATGCAACATATACGCTGCGTGCAAGAGATGGGAGAGCTTGCGCCACGTCCGGGAaaccatgatggagaaaggaatCAAGAAAACACCAGGTTGCAGCTTGATGGAAATGAATGGCAATGTATATGAATTTGTTGCTGGGGACCAATCACATCCTCAATCTAAAGAGATATATGCAAAGCTAGAAAACATGATGCAAGAGTTGAAGATTGCAGGGTATTCACCTGATACCTCAGAGGTTTTTCTTGATATTGGGGAAGAGGATAAGGAGAGTGCAGTTTATAGGCATAGTGAGAAGTTGGCTATTGCCTATGCAATTATTAGTTCAGGAAAAGAAGTTACCATAAGAATAGTAAAGAATCTTAGAATGTGTGTGGATTGTCACCATATGGCAAAGTTGGTATCTGAAGTTTATGGTAGGGAGATAATTGTTAGGGATAGGACTAGATTCCATCATTTCAGCCATGGTTCATGTTCATGTAATGATTTCTGGTAA
- the LOC107463831 gene encoding zinc finger BED domain-containing protein DAYSLEEPER-like: MITPAFMAIDAGIAVTNNKEKPDLGEHPNLPKRKKSIVWEYFTVETVGAGCTRAYCKQCNKSFSYINDSKLAGTSHLKRHITLGICQVIRQKNQQGETQDTPNPPKKRPRATPGYAGNGVTFDQSRSNHDIAKMIILHDYPLHIVEQQGFIDLVRILQPQFNPIRSDSVEEDCVALYVREKQNLLNLINGIPGLVNLTLDLWTSNEAMGYVFVRGHFIDGNWNLHHPVLNVIKVPFPLSDGSLSHTILTCLSDWNLEGRLLTLALDKSFSSETLMGNLKGFLSSKNPVILNDQFLNQNCYARVLSHLALDALQAMKETVDKVRQSVKYVKSSESHLEKFIELKQQLQVPSKVDLILDDTSRWDSTYHMLLAACELMEVFACFDTADPDYRMTLTMDEWKQVEKLCKYLKCFHDAANILTLQPYPTANLFFPEVSKLQVELTYAACSDDPFLSSLIKPLYEKFDRYWRESCPILAMAVVLDPRHKMKLVEFTFSKILGENAEPWIRTVDDALREMFIEYNIQMLPFETTNGDDEGDEIMIKTELCPEGSLDDSIYLDDYEFYISDFVGNQQFKSELDEYLEEPLLSNYQEFDILCWWRLNGYRYPTLSRIASDLLSMPTSTVSPDSVFDTEIRKMDNYRSSLSPRTIEALICAKDWLQNKILPIDDSKAFVKMEF; this comes from the exons AT GATTACACCTGCATTCATGGCGATTGATGCTGGCATTGCTGTAACTAATAACAAAGAGAAACCTGATTTAGGAGAACATCCGAATCTACCtaagagaaagaagtctattgTGTGGGAATATTTCACTGTTGAAACTGTTGGAGCTGGATGTACCAGGGCATATTGCAAACAGTGCAACAAATCCTTTTCTTATATAAATGATTCAAAACTAGCCGGCACAAGTCATCTGAAAAGGCACATTACTTTAGGAATTTGTCAAGTTATTCGGCAGAAAAATCAACAAGGAGAAACTCAAGATACTCCCAATCCACCCAAGAAACGGCCAAGAGCAACACCTGGATATGCTGGTAATGGTGTCACATTTGATCAGAGCCGGAGCAACCATGATATTGctaaaatgataattttacaTGATTATCCACTTCATATTGTGGAGCAGCAGGGTTTCATTGATCTTGTGCGGATTCTTCAACCCCAGTtcaatccgatccgatctgaTTCTGTTGAAGAGGATTGTGTTGCTTTATATGTAAGAGAGAAGCAAAATCTTTTGAATCTTATCAATGGTATTCCTGGACTGGTTAACCTGACATTGGACTTATGGACTTCAAACGAGGCAATGGGCTATGTTTTTGTCCGCGGACACTTCATTGATGGCAATTGGAACTTACATCATCCTGTTCTAAATGTCATTAAGGTACCATTTCCTCTTTCCGATGGTTCCTTAAGCCACACTATATTAACATGTCTATCTGACTGGAATTTAGAGGGACGACTCCTTACCCTTGCACTCGATAAATCCTTCTCCAGTGAGACTTTGATGGGAAATCTGAAAGGCTTTCTTTCTTCCAAGAACCCAGTGATCCTCAATGATCAGTTCTTAAACCAGAATTGTTATGCCCGTGTTCTTAGTCACCTTGCACTGGACGCATTACAGGCAATGAAGGAAACTGTTGACAAGGTCCGTCAAAGTGTGAAGTATGTAAAGTCTTCAGAATCTCACCTAGAAAAGTTTATTGAACTGAAGCAACAACTACAAGTCCCAAGTAAGGTGGACCTCATACTTGATGACACAAGTAGATGGGATTCAACATACCATATGCTTCTTGCAGCCTGTGAATTAATGGAAGTCTTTGCTTGCTTTGATACAGCTGATCCTGATTACAGAATGACCCTTACAATGGATGAATGGAAGCAGGTTGAAAAACTCTGCAAATATTTGAAATGTTTTCATGATGCAGCGAACATTTTGACTTTGCAACCATACCCGACCGCAAACTTATTTTTCCCTGAAGTGTCAAAACTTCAGGTGGAGTTGACTTATGCGGCATGTAGCGATGATCCCTTCCTTAGTAGTCTGATTAAGCCTTTGTATGAAAAGTTTGATCGGTATTGGAGAGAAAGCTGCCCCATCTTGGCAATGGCCGTTGTCCTCGATCCAAGGCATAAAATGAAACTTGTGGAGTTCACCTTTTCTAAGATACTTGGTGAGAATGCAGAGCCATGGATAAGAACAGTTGATGATGCTCTTCGTGAAATGTTCATAGAATATAACATCCAAATGCTTCCGTTTGAAACGACCAATGGGGATGATGAAGGGGATGAGATCATGATAAAGACAGAGTTGTGCCCAGAAGGTTCTCTTGATGATTCTATCTATCTTGATGACTATGAATTTTATATCTCCGATTTTGTCGGTAACCAGCAATTCAAGTCAGAATTGGATGAGTATCTAGAAGAACCTCTACTATCCAATTatcaagaatttgatattttgtGTTGGTGGAGGCTGAATGGATACAGGTATCCAACCTTGTCAAGAATTGCATCCGATCTTTTGTCTATGCCAACGTCTACAGTGTCTCCGGATTCTGTTTTTGACACAGAAATTAGGAAAATGGATAATTACAGGAGTTCATTAAGCCCTAGGACTATTGAGGCTCTTATTTGTGCCAAGGATTGGTTACAGAATAAAATCTTACCAATAGATGATTCAAAAGCATTTGTGAAAATGGAATTTTAG